The Tripterygium wilfordii isolate XIE 37 chromosome 4, ASM1340144v1, whole genome shotgun sequence genome has a window encoding:
- the LOC119997509 gene encoding histone-lysine N-methyltransferase ASHR3 isoform X3, with translation MHFDYHLRLPFFPVNNKMPDLANLSAPSHLSLDGGPNSKPLSPDQSELNSVDAAVNEPDLDQKMPSSSNGGCIDGVRVFTRRWRTQNGAKMRSDEMSLENYVKAWIDKKKESGVPESRCFLPFLVGAKKSAECLICHRCIYPGEEVLCGVRSCKAIFHLSCAQQKLRVSNLKDFKCPQHLCFICNQRPQWRCIQCTLASHDKCAAWPNKVIHLQNQPGRALCWRHPSDWRQDEQHMVASAGIEEVFSRLPVPYVDEEFKIELTWRELTENNVGPAPYVHIKRNVYMVKKKRDASDDGIGCINCTSLCSKDCFCRVQCISCSKFCRCSETCTNRPFRRVKKIKIVKTELCGWGVEAAEPIDKGDFIIEYIGEVIDDALCEKRLWDMKYKGVQNFYMCEIRKDFTIDATFKGNTSRFLNHSCDPNCVLEKWQIDGETRVGVFAARSIKVGEALTYDYRFVQFGPEVKCHCGASNCQGYLGTKRKAAKFELCWGSKRKRTRASLLTMVNLSANDAN, from the exons ATGCATTTCGATTACCATCTTCGTCTTCCTTTTTTTCCTGTAAACAATAAAATGCCTGACCTTGCTAATCTTTCTGCGCCCTCCCATCTCTCTCTCGACGGTGGCCCTAACTCGAAACCACTCTCTCCTGATCAATCTGAGCTAAATTCAGTCGATGCTGCTGTCAACGAACCCGATTTGGACCAGAAGATGCCGTCCTCGAGCAACGGTGGCTGCATTGATGGAGTTAGGGTTTTTACGCGCAGGTGGCGCACACAGAATGGGGCCAAGATGAGGTCCGATGAGATGAGCTTGGAGAATTATGTGAAGGCTTGGATCGACAAAAAGAAGGAATCTGGGGTCCCTGAGTCCCGGTGCTTCCTTCCATTTCTAGTGGGTGCAAAGAAATCG GCTGAATGTCTCATTTGCCATCGCTGTATTTATCCTGGAGAGGAGGTATTGTGCGGGGTTCGATCTTGCAAAGCAATTTTCCACTTATCATGTGCCCAGCAAAAGCTCAGGGTCTCAAATCTGAAAGACTTCAAGTGCCCACAACAT CTGTGCTTTATTTGCAATCAGCGACCACAATGGCGATGCATACAATGCACGCTAGCATCACATGATAAGTGTGCTGCATGGCCCAACAAAGTGATTCATTTGCAAAACCAACCAGGAAGAGCCCTTTGCTGGAGGCATCCCAGTGATTGGCGTCAAGATGAG cAGCATATGGTTGCGTCGGCTGGCATAGAG GAAGTATTCTCTCGGTTGCCTGTTCCTTATGTTGACGAGGAATTCAAGATTGAATTGACCTGGAGAGAACTGACGGAGAATAACGTGGGCCCAGCGCCATATGTGCACATAAAGCGCa ATGTATACATGGTCAAGAAGAAGCGTGATGCCTCTGATGATGGTATTGGGTGCATAAATTGCACTTCTTTGTGCTCTAAGGATTGCTTTTGCAG GGTTCAATGCATAAGCTGTTCAAAGTTCTGCCGCTGCTCGGAGACTTGCACCAATAGACCATTTCGCAGGgtgaagaaaattaaaattgtcAAA acTGAACTCTGTGGTTGGGGAGTAGAGGCAGCTGAGCCCATCGATAAGGGAGATTTCATAATCGAGTACATTGGTGAAG TGATTGATGATGCATTATGTGAAAAAAGGCTCTGGGACATGAAATACAAAGGAGTCCAGAATTTTTACATGTGTGAAATCCGGAAGGACTTCACCATTGACGCAACTTTCAAGGGGAACACATCCCGCTTCCTCAATCACAGTTGTGATCCCAACTGCGTTCTGGAAAAGTG GCAAATTGATGGGGAGACGCGTGTAGGCGTGTTTGCTGCAAGATCAATAAAAGTTGGTGAAGCTTTGACCTATGATTACAG ATTTGTGCAGTTTGGGCCAGAGGTGAAGTGTCACTGTGGAGCTTCAAATTGTCAAGGCTACCTGGGGACTAAAAGAAAGGCTGCGAAGTTTGAACTCTGCTGGGGTTCAAAGCGCAAAAGAACGCGAGCTTCTCTCTTAACTATGGTAAATCTAtcagcaaatgatgcaaatTAG
- the LOC119997509 gene encoding histone-lysine N-methyltransferase ASHR3 isoform X1, which yields MHFDYHLRLPFFPVNNKMPDLANLSAPSHLSLDGGPNSKPLSPDQSELNSVDAAVNEPDLDQKMPSSSNGGCIDGVRVFTRRWRTQNGAKMRSDEMSLENYVKAWIDKKKESGVPESRCFLPFLVGAKKSAECLICHRCIYPGEEVLCGVRSCKAIFHLSCAQQKLRVSNLKDFKCPQHLCFICNQRPQWRCIQCTLASHDKCAAWPNKVIHLQNQPGRALCWRHPSDWRQDEQHMVASAGIEEVFSRLPVPYVDEEFKIELTWRELTENNVGPAPYVHIKRNVYMVKKKRDASDDGIGCINCTSLCSKDCFCRVQCISCSKFCRCSETCTNRPFRRVKKIKIVKTELCGWGVEAAEPIDKGDFIIEYIGEVIDDALCEKRLWDMKYKGVQNFYMCEIRKDFTIDATFKGNTSRFLNHSCDPNCVLEKWQIDGETRVGVFAARSIKVGEALTYDYRFVQFGPEVKCHCGASNCQGYLGTKRKAAKFELCWGSKRKRTRASLLTMRHVTGKKYICR from the exons ATGCATTTCGATTACCATCTTCGTCTTCCTTTTTTTCCTGTAAACAATAAAATGCCTGACCTTGCTAATCTTTCTGCGCCCTCCCATCTCTCTCTCGACGGTGGCCCTAACTCGAAACCACTCTCTCCTGATCAATCTGAGCTAAATTCAGTCGATGCTGCTGTCAACGAACCCGATTTGGACCAGAAGATGCCGTCCTCGAGCAACGGTGGCTGCATTGATGGAGTTAGGGTTTTTACGCGCAGGTGGCGCACACAGAATGGGGCCAAGATGAGGTCCGATGAGATGAGCTTGGAGAATTATGTGAAGGCTTGGATCGACAAAAAGAAGGAATCTGGGGTCCCTGAGTCCCGGTGCTTCCTTCCATTTCTAGTGGGTGCAAAGAAATCG GCTGAATGTCTCATTTGCCATCGCTGTATTTATCCTGGAGAGGAGGTATTGTGCGGGGTTCGATCTTGCAAAGCAATTTTCCACTTATCATGTGCCCAGCAAAAGCTCAGGGTCTCAAATCTGAAAGACTTCAAGTGCCCACAACAT CTGTGCTTTATTTGCAATCAGCGACCACAATGGCGATGCATACAATGCACGCTAGCATCACATGATAAGTGTGCTGCATGGCCCAACAAAGTGATTCATTTGCAAAACCAACCAGGAAGAGCCCTTTGCTGGAGGCATCCCAGTGATTGGCGTCAAGATGAG cAGCATATGGTTGCGTCGGCTGGCATAGAG GAAGTATTCTCTCGGTTGCCTGTTCCTTATGTTGACGAGGAATTCAAGATTGAATTGACCTGGAGAGAACTGACGGAGAATAACGTGGGCCCAGCGCCATATGTGCACATAAAGCGCa ATGTATACATGGTCAAGAAGAAGCGTGATGCCTCTGATGATGGTATTGGGTGCATAAATTGCACTTCTTTGTGCTCTAAGGATTGCTTTTGCAG GGTTCAATGCATAAGCTGTTCAAAGTTCTGCCGCTGCTCGGAGACTTGCACCAATAGACCATTTCGCAGGgtgaagaaaattaaaattgtcAAA acTGAACTCTGTGGTTGGGGAGTAGAGGCAGCTGAGCCCATCGATAAGGGAGATTTCATAATCGAGTACATTGGTGAAG TGATTGATGATGCATTATGTGAAAAAAGGCTCTGGGACATGAAATACAAAGGAGTCCAGAATTTTTACATGTGTGAAATCCGGAAGGACTTCACCATTGACGCAACTTTCAAGGGGAACACATCCCGCTTCCTCAATCACAGTTGTGATCCCAACTGCGTTCTGGAAAAGTG GCAAATTGATGGGGAGACGCGTGTAGGCGTGTTTGCTGCAAGATCAATAAAAGTTGGTGAAGCTTTGACCTATGATTACAG ATTTGTGCAGTTTGGGCCAGAGGTGAAGTGTCACTGTGGAGCTTCAAATTGTCAAGGCTACCTGGGGACTAAAAGAAAGGCTGCGAAGTTTGAACTCTGCTGGGGTTCAAAGCGCAAAAGAACGCGAGCTTCTCTCTTAACTATG AGGCATGTCACGGGAAAGAAGTACATATGCAGGTGA
- the LOC119997509 gene encoding histone-lysine N-methyltransferase ASHR3 isoform X2 has product MHFDYHLRLPFFPVNNKMPDLANLSAPSHLSLDGGPNSKPLSPDQSELNSVDAAVNEPDLDQKMPSSSNGGCIDGVRVFTRRWRTQNGAKMRSDEMSLENYVKAWIDKKKESGVPESRCFLPFLVGAKKSAECLICHRCIYPGEEVLCGVRSCKAIFHLSCAQQKLRVSNLKDFKCPQHLCFICNQRPQWRCIQCTLASHDKCAAWPNKVIHLQNQPGRALCWRHPSDWRQDEHMVASAGIEEVFSRLPVPYVDEEFKIELTWRELTENNVGPAPYVHIKRNVYMVKKKRDASDDGIGCINCTSLCSKDCFCRVQCISCSKFCRCSETCTNRPFRRVKKIKIVKTELCGWGVEAAEPIDKGDFIIEYIGEVIDDALCEKRLWDMKYKGVQNFYMCEIRKDFTIDATFKGNTSRFLNHSCDPNCVLEKWQIDGETRVGVFAARSIKVGEALTYDYRFVQFGPEVKCHCGASNCQGYLGTKRKAAKFELCWGSKRKRTRASLLTMRHVTGKKYICR; this is encoded by the exons ATGCATTTCGATTACCATCTTCGTCTTCCTTTTTTTCCTGTAAACAATAAAATGCCTGACCTTGCTAATCTTTCTGCGCCCTCCCATCTCTCTCTCGACGGTGGCCCTAACTCGAAACCACTCTCTCCTGATCAATCTGAGCTAAATTCAGTCGATGCTGCTGTCAACGAACCCGATTTGGACCAGAAGATGCCGTCCTCGAGCAACGGTGGCTGCATTGATGGAGTTAGGGTTTTTACGCGCAGGTGGCGCACACAGAATGGGGCCAAGATGAGGTCCGATGAGATGAGCTTGGAGAATTATGTGAAGGCTTGGATCGACAAAAAGAAGGAATCTGGGGTCCCTGAGTCCCGGTGCTTCCTTCCATTTCTAGTGGGTGCAAAGAAATCG GCTGAATGTCTCATTTGCCATCGCTGTATTTATCCTGGAGAGGAGGTATTGTGCGGGGTTCGATCTTGCAAAGCAATTTTCCACTTATCATGTGCCCAGCAAAAGCTCAGGGTCTCAAATCTGAAAGACTTCAAGTGCCCACAACAT CTGTGCTTTATTTGCAATCAGCGACCACAATGGCGATGCATACAATGCACGCTAGCATCACATGATAAGTGTGCTGCATGGCCCAACAAAGTGATTCATTTGCAAAACCAACCAGGAAGAGCCCTTTGCTGGAGGCATCCCAGTGATTGGCGTCAAGATGAG CATATGGTTGCGTCGGCTGGCATAGAG GAAGTATTCTCTCGGTTGCCTGTTCCTTATGTTGACGAGGAATTCAAGATTGAATTGACCTGGAGAGAACTGACGGAGAATAACGTGGGCCCAGCGCCATATGTGCACATAAAGCGCa ATGTATACATGGTCAAGAAGAAGCGTGATGCCTCTGATGATGGTATTGGGTGCATAAATTGCACTTCTTTGTGCTCTAAGGATTGCTTTTGCAG GGTTCAATGCATAAGCTGTTCAAAGTTCTGCCGCTGCTCGGAGACTTGCACCAATAGACCATTTCGCAGGgtgaagaaaattaaaattgtcAAA acTGAACTCTGTGGTTGGGGAGTAGAGGCAGCTGAGCCCATCGATAAGGGAGATTTCATAATCGAGTACATTGGTGAAG TGATTGATGATGCATTATGTGAAAAAAGGCTCTGGGACATGAAATACAAAGGAGTCCAGAATTTTTACATGTGTGAAATCCGGAAGGACTTCACCATTGACGCAACTTTCAAGGGGAACACATCCCGCTTCCTCAATCACAGTTGTGATCCCAACTGCGTTCTGGAAAAGTG GCAAATTGATGGGGAGACGCGTGTAGGCGTGTTTGCTGCAAGATCAATAAAAGTTGGTGAAGCTTTGACCTATGATTACAG ATTTGTGCAGTTTGGGCCAGAGGTGAAGTGTCACTGTGGAGCTTCAAATTGTCAAGGCTACCTGGGGACTAAAAGAAAGGCTGCGAAGTTTGAACTCTGCTGGGGTTCAAAGCGCAAAAGAACGCGAGCTTCTCTCTTAACTATG AGGCATGTCACGGGAAAGAAGTACATATGCAGGTGA
- the LOC119996569 gene encoding S-adenosylmethionine decarboxylase proenzyme-like gives METKGGKKKSSSSSVSLQYEAPLGYIIEDVRPNGGIEKFRSAAYSNCVRKPSSTPPPSPIGFEGFEKRLEISFLEPPLFKDPEGLGLRALTRAQIDSILEPACCTIVAQLSNTEFDSYVLSESSLFVYPLKIILKTCGTTKLLLSIPPVLQLANSLSLSVSSVKYSRGSFIFPNYQPAPHRSFTEEVSALNEFFGHMNAEAYVIGDSASPKRNWHIYSATKEPSKQKPLNPTDGINLEMCMTGLDGKKASVFFKKQGIDSTEEMTKLSGICDIIPTHVICDFEFDPCGYSMNGIEGTAFSTVHVTPEDGFSYASYEAAGFDTGSVKLEPLVNRVLKCFSPSEFSVAVTCHGSGSLKWAMEGADVEGYWCENLVKQELVGGGCVVYRTYVAKSEVCALRTAAVKGSEKSCWKEVAEEEDMGGAVVVCRCVSSV, from the exons ATGGAGACCAAAGGTGGGAAGAAGAAATCTAGCAGTAGTAGTGTTTCCCTGCAATACGAAGCACCTCTCGGCTACATCATTGAAGACGTTCGTCCCAACGGTGGCATTGAGAAGTTCCGATCTGCTGCTTATTCCAAC TGCGTGAGGAAGCCTTC TTCAACTCCACCTCCTTCCCCGATCGGGTTTGAAGGCTTTGAAAAACGCCTTGAAATCTCCTTCTTAGAGCCACCACTTTTCAAGGATCCGGAAGGTTTAGGTCTCCGCGCTCTCACTCGAGCCCAGATTGACTCCATCCTTGAACCTGCTTGCTGCACCATTGTGGCTCAGCTCTCCAACACTGAGTTCGACTCGTACGTGCTATCTGAGTCGAGCCTTTTCGTATACCCTCTcaaaatcatactcaaaacatgcggCACTACTAAGCTACTCCTGTCAATCCCTCCGGTTCTCCAACTGGCAAACTCGCTCTCACTCTCTGTTTCGAGTGTCAAATACTCCCGGGGAAGCTTTATCTTTCCAAACTACCAACCTGCCCCTCACCGCAGCTTTACGGAGGAAGTCTCTGCATTGAATGAATTCTTCGGACACATGAATGCCGAGGCGTATGTGATTGGCGATTCTGCCTCCCCGAAGCGGAACTGGCATATTTACTCGGCAACGAAAGAGCCATCAAAACAGAAGCCACTAAATCCGACGGATGGCATCAATCTTGAGATGTGTATGACCGGTTTGGACGGTAAAAAGGCGTCCGTCTTCTTCAAGAAACAGGGAATTGATTCGACGGAGGAAATGACGAAATTGTCCGGAATATGTGACATCATCCCCACTCACGTGATCTGCGATTTTGAATTTGACCCGTGTGGGTACTCTATGAATGGAATAGAGGGTACGGCTTTTTCTACGGTTCACGTGACTCCAGAGGACGGTTTTAGTTATGCCAGCTATGAGGCTGCAGGGTTCGACACTGGCTCGGTTAAGCTGGAGCCACTGGTCAATAGGGTGCTCAAGTGTTTCAGTCCAAGCGAGTTCTCTGTAGCGGTCACATGCCATGGTAGTGGGTCTCTGAAGTGGGCCATGGAGGGCGCTGACGTAGAGGGATACTGGTGTGAGAATTTGGTGAAGCAAGAGTTGGTAGGTGGAGGGTGCGTGGTGTACCGAACGTACGTGGCGAAGAGTGAGGTGTGCGCACTGCGCACAGCTGCTGTTAAGGGGAGCGAAAAGTCTTGCTGGAAGGAGGTAGCTGAAGAGGAAGACATGGGTGGTGCGGTGGTGGTGTGTCGTTGCGTCTCCTCCGTCTGA
- the LOC119997509 gene encoding histone-lysine N-methyltransferase ASHR3 isoform X4: protein MHFDYHLRLPFFPVNNKMPDLANLSAPSHLSLDGGPNSKPLSPDQSELNSVDAAVNEPDLDQKMPSSSNGGCIDGVRVFTRRWRTQNGAKMRSDEMSLENYVKAWIDKKKESGVPESRCFLPFLAECLICHRCIYPGEEVLCGVRSCKAIFHLSCAQQKLRVSNLKDFKCPQHLCFICNQRPQWRCIQCTLASHDKCAAWPNKVIHLQNQPGRALCWRHPSDWRQDEQHMVASAGIEEVFSRLPVPYVDEEFKIELTWRELTENNVGPAPYVHIKRNVYMVKKKRDASDDGIGCINCTSLCSKDCFCRVQCISCSKFCRCSETCTNRPFRRVKKIKIVKTELCGWGVEAAEPIDKGDFIIEYIGEVIDDALCEKRLWDMKYKGVQNFYMCEIRKDFTIDATFKGNTSRFLNHSCDPNCVLEKWQIDGETRVGVFAARSIKVGEALTYDYRFVQFGPEVKCHCGASNCQGYLGTKRKAAKFELCWGSKRKRTRASLLTMRHVTGKKYICR, encoded by the exons ATGCATTTCGATTACCATCTTCGTCTTCCTTTTTTTCCTGTAAACAATAAAATGCCTGACCTTGCTAATCTTTCTGCGCCCTCCCATCTCTCTCTCGACGGTGGCCCTAACTCGAAACCACTCTCTCCTGATCAATCTGAGCTAAATTCAGTCGATGCTGCTGTCAACGAACCCGATTTGGACCAGAAGATGCCGTCCTCGAGCAACGGTGGCTGCATTGATGGAGTTAGGGTTTTTACGCGCAGGTGGCGCACACAGAATGGGGCCAAGATGAGGTCCGATGAGATGAGCTTGGAGAATTATGTGAAGGCTTGGATCGACAAAAAGAAGGAATCTGGGGTCCCTGAGTCCCGGTGCTTCCTTCCATTTCTA GCTGAATGTCTCATTTGCCATCGCTGTATTTATCCTGGAGAGGAGGTATTGTGCGGGGTTCGATCTTGCAAAGCAATTTTCCACTTATCATGTGCCCAGCAAAAGCTCAGGGTCTCAAATCTGAAAGACTTCAAGTGCCCACAACAT CTGTGCTTTATTTGCAATCAGCGACCACAATGGCGATGCATACAATGCACGCTAGCATCACATGATAAGTGTGCTGCATGGCCCAACAAAGTGATTCATTTGCAAAACCAACCAGGAAGAGCCCTTTGCTGGAGGCATCCCAGTGATTGGCGTCAAGATGAG cAGCATATGGTTGCGTCGGCTGGCATAGAG GAAGTATTCTCTCGGTTGCCTGTTCCTTATGTTGACGAGGAATTCAAGATTGAATTGACCTGGAGAGAACTGACGGAGAATAACGTGGGCCCAGCGCCATATGTGCACATAAAGCGCa ATGTATACATGGTCAAGAAGAAGCGTGATGCCTCTGATGATGGTATTGGGTGCATAAATTGCACTTCTTTGTGCTCTAAGGATTGCTTTTGCAG GGTTCAATGCATAAGCTGTTCAAAGTTCTGCCGCTGCTCGGAGACTTGCACCAATAGACCATTTCGCAGGgtgaagaaaattaaaattgtcAAA acTGAACTCTGTGGTTGGGGAGTAGAGGCAGCTGAGCCCATCGATAAGGGAGATTTCATAATCGAGTACATTGGTGAAG TGATTGATGATGCATTATGTGAAAAAAGGCTCTGGGACATGAAATACAAAGGAGTCCAGAATTTTTACATGTGTGAAATCCGGAAGGACTTCACCATTGACGCAACTTTCAAGGGGAACACATCCCGCTTCCTCAATCACAGTTGTGATCCCAACTGCGTTCTGGAAAAGTG GCAAATTGATGGGGAGACGCGTGTAGGCGTGTTTGCTGCAAGATCAATAAAAGTTGGTGAAGCTTTGACCTATGATTACAG ATTTGTGCAGTTTGGGCCAGAGGTGAAGTGTCACTGTGGAGCTTCAAATTGTCAAGGCTACCTGGGGACTAAAAGAAAGGCTGCGAAGTTTGAACTCTGCTGGGGTTCAAAGCGCAAAAGAACGCGAGCTTCTCTCTTAACTATG AGGCATGTCACGGGAAAGAAGTACATATGCAGGTGA
- the LOC119996567 gene encoding putative GDP-L-fucose synthase 2: protein MGGANNESLASGFSFLSDKSEKVFVAGHRGLVGSAIVRKLQSLGFTNIIVRTHAELDLTVQSAVDAFFATERPSYVILAAAKVGGIHANNTYPADFIAVNLQIQTNVIDSSYRHGVKKLLFLGSSCIYPKFAPQPIPENALLTGPLESTNEWYAIAKIAGIKMCQAYRIQHKFDAISGMPTNLYGPNDNFHPENSHVLPALMRRFHEAKVGGAKEVVVWGTGSPLREFLHVDDLADGVVFLMDSYSGLEHVNVGSGTEVTIKELAELVKEVVGFEGELVWDSSKPDGTPRKLMDNSKIAEMGWTAKTGLKDGLMDTYKWYLENVQNIKK, encoded by the exons ATGGGAGGCGCCAACAATG AATCTCTAGCGTCGGGCTTCTCCTTTCTATCCGACAAATCGGAAAAAGTTTTCGTTGCCGGGCATCGGGGCCTGGTGGGATCCGCAATTGTCCGCAAGCTCCAGTCCCTCGGTTTCACCAACATCATCGTCCGCACTCATGCCGAGCTTGACCTTACCGTTCAGTCCGCCGTGGACGCCTTCTTTGCCACCGAGCGCCCTAGCTACGTGATCCTAGCGGCTGCCAAAGTGGGCGGAATACACGCCAATAATACATATCCTGCCGATTTCATCGCCGTCAACCTCCAGATCCAGACTAATGTCATCGATTCCTCGTATCGCCACGGTGTTAAGAAGCTTCTTTTCCTCGGTTCTTCCTGCATCTACCCTAAATTTGCCCCTCAGCCTATACCGGAGAACGCACTACTTACTGGCCCCCTGGAGTCAACCAATGAATGGTACGCAATCGCGAAGATCGCCGGCATCAAGATGTGCCAGGCCTACCGGATTCAGCACAAGTTCGATGCGATTTCTGGAATGCCTACGAATCTCTACGGTCCAAATGACAACTTCCACCCGGAGAATTCGCACGTGCTGCCGGCGCTGATGAGACGTTTCCACGAGGCAAAGGTTGGGGGAGCGAAGGAGGTCGTTGTTTGGGGTACAGGTAGCCCGTTGAGGGAGTTCCTGCACGTGGATGATCTGGCGGACGGAGTGGTCTTCTTGATGGACAGTTACAGTGGTTTGGAGCATGTGAATGTGGGTAGTGGGACGGAGGTTACTATCAAGGAGTTGGCTGAATTGGTGAAGGAGGTGGTGGGATTCGAAGGGGAGCTAGTGTGGGACTCATCGAAGCCAGATGGAACTCCAAGGAAATTGATGGACAATTCAAAGATTGCCGAAATGGGTTGGACCGCTAAAACAGGGCTCAAGGATGGGTTGATGGATACCTACAAATGGTATTTGGAGAATGTCCAGAACATCAAGAAATGA
- the LOC119997509 gene encoding histone-lysine N-methyltransferase ASHR3 isoform X5: MHFDYHLRLPFFPVNNKMPDLANLSAPSHLSLDGGPNSKPLSPDQSELNSVDAAVNEPDLDQKMPSSSNGGCIDGVRVFTRRWRTQNGAKMRSDEMSLENYVKAWIDKKKESGVPESRCFLPFLVGAKKSVLCGVRSCKAIFHLSCAQQKLRVSNLKDFKCPQHLCFICNQRPQWRCIQCTLASHDKCAAWPNKVIHLQNQPGRALCWRHPSDWRQDEQHMVASAGIEEVFSRLPVPYVDEEFKIELTWRELTENNVGPAPYVHIKRNVYMVKKKRDASDDGIGCINCTSLCSKDCFCRVQCISCSKFCRCSETCTNRPFRRVKKIKIVKTELCGWGVEAAEPIDKGDFIIEYIGEVIDDALCEKRLWDMKYKGVQNFYMCEIRKDFTIDATFKGNTSRFLNHSCDPNCVLEKWQIDGETRVGVFAARSIKVGEALTYDYRFVQFGPEVKCHCGASNCQGYLGTKRKAAKFELCWGSKRKRTRASLLTMRHVTGKKYICR, encoded by the exons ATGCATTTCGATTACCATCTTCGTCTTCCTTTTTTTCCTGTAAACAATAAAATGCCTGACCTTGCTAATCTTTCTGCGCCCTCCCATCTCTCTCTCGACGGTGGCCCTAACTCGAAACCACTCTCTCCTGATCAATCTGAGCTAAATTCAGTCGATGCTGCTGTCAACGAACCCGATTTGGACCAGAAGATGCCGTCCTCGAGCAACGGTGGCTGCATTGATGGAGTTAGGGTTTTTACGCGCAGGTGGCGCACACAGAATGGGGCCAAGATGAGGTCCGATGAGATGAGCTTGGAGAATTATGTGAAGGCTTGGATCGACAAAAAGAAGGAATCTGGGGTCCCTGAGTCCCGGTGCTTCCTTCCATTTCTAGTGGGTGCAAAGAAATCG GTATTGTGCGGGGTTCGATCTTGCAAAGCAATTTTCCACTTATCATGTGCCCAGCAAAAGCTCAGGGTCTCAAATCTGAAAGACTTCAAGTGCCCACAACAT CTGTGCTTTATTTGCAATCAGCGACCACAATGGCGATGCATACAATGCACGCTAGCATCACATGATAAGTGTGCTGCATGGCCCAACAAAGTGATTCATTTGCAAAACCAACCAGGAAGAGCCCTTTGCTGGAGGCATCCCAGTGATTGGCGTCAAGATGAG cAGCATATGGTTGCGTCGGCTGGCATAGAG GAAGTATTCTCTCGGTTGCCTGTTCCTTATGTTGACGAGGAATTCAAGATTGAATTGACCTGGAGAGAACTGACGGAGAATAACGTGGGCCCAGCGCCATATGTGCACATAAAGCGCa ATGTATACATGGTCAAGAAGAAGCGTGATGCCTCTGATGATGGTATTGGGTGCATAAATTGCACTTCTTTGTGCTCTAAGGATTGCTTTTGCAG GGTTCAATGCATAAGCTGTTCAAAGTTCTGCCGCTGCTCGGAGACTTGCACCAATAGACCATTTCGCAGGgtgaagaaaattaaaattgtcAAA acTGAACTCTGTGGTTGGGGAGTAGAGGCAGCTGAGCCCATCGATAAGGGAGATTTCATAATCGAGTACATTGGTGAAG TGATTGATGATGCATTATGTGAAAAAAGGCTCTGGGACATGAAATACAAAGGAGTCCAGAATTTTTACATGTGTGAAATCCGGAAGGACTTCACCATTGACGCAACTTTCAAGGGGAACACATCCCGCTTCCTCAATCACAGTTGTGATCCCAACTGCGTTCTGGAAAAGTG GCAAATTGATGGGGAGACGCGTGTAGGCGTGTTTGCTGCAAGATCAATAAAAGTTGGTGAAGCTTTGACCTATGATTACAG ATTTGTGCAGTTTGGGCCAGAGGTGAAGTGTCACTGTGGAGCTTCAAATTGTCAAGGCTACCTGGGGACTAAAAGAAAGGCTGCGAAGTTTGAACTCTGCTGGGGTTCAAAGCGCAAAAGAACGCGAGCTTCTCTCTTAACTATG AGGCATGTCACGGGAAAGAAGTACATATGCAGGTGA